From a single Candidatus Brevundimonas phytovorans genomic region:
- a CDS encoding cation diffusion facilitator family transporter — protein MTASALDDAHATTRRITTLSVGTATILIVMKAFALGASGSVSILATLADSSLDLIASLATFFAVRWAAAPADPEHRYGHGKAEALAGLVQAGLIFASAVFIGWEAVQRIFDPRPVAAGGWAVGVVVASIAVTLWLVWMQTQALKKTASLAVAGDRAHYAADLAANVVVLIGVISGAYLGAPGLDAAAGLVVAVWLFWGAITLLRESADHLLDHAGPEEARVTIAAAVLADPRISGLHQLRTRMAGQALMVQMHVDLDPQLTLEAAHAIVVEAEQRIQAAFPHADVLIHADPRGRAEVHPARADDAVEPLSLQPGPWS, from the coding sequence ATGACCGCCTCCGCCCTCGACGACGCTCACGCCACGACCCGCCGGATCACCACCCTGTCGGTGGGGACGGCGACGATCCTGATCGTGATGAAGGCCTTTGCGCTGGGCGCCTCGGGCTCGGTGTCGATCCTGGCGACCCTGGCGGATTCCTCGCTGGACCTGATCGCCTCTCTGGCCACTTTTTTCGCCGTGCGCTGGGCGGCGGCGCCCGCTGATCCCGAGCACCGCTACGGCCACGGCAAGGCCGAGGCCCTGGCCGGTCTGGTGCAGGCGGGCCTGATCTTCGCCTCCGCCGTCTTCATCGGCTGGGAGGCGGTGCAGCGAATCTTCGACCCTCGTCCCGTCGCCGCAGGGGGCTGGGCCGTCGGCGTGGTCGTCGCCTCCATCGCCGTGACCCTGTGGCTGGTGTGGATGCAGACCCAGGCGCTGAAGAAGACCGCCTCCCTGGCCGTGGCGGGCGACCGCGCCCACTACGCCGCCGACCTGGCGGCCAATGTGGTGGTGCTGATCGGCGTGATCTCGGGCGCCTATCTGGGCGCGCCGGGGCTGGACGCGGCGGCGGGTCTGGTCGTGGCGGTCTGGCTGTTCTGGGGCGCCATCACCCTGCTGCGCGAGTCCGCCGATCACCTGCTGGACCACGCCGGGCCGGAAGAGGCGCGCGTGACCATCGCCGCCGCCGTCCTGGCCGACCCCCGTATCTCGGGCCTGCACCAACTGCGCACCCGCATGGCCGGCCAGGCGCTGATGGTGCAGATGCATGTCGATCTGGACCCGCAACTGACGCTGGAGGCCGCCCACGCCATCGTGGTCGAGGCCGAGCAGCGCATCCAGGCCGCCTTCCCCCACGCCGATGTCCTGATCCACGCCGACCCGCGCGGCCGGGCCGAAGTCCATCCCGCGCGCGCCGACGACGCCGTCGAGCCGCTGAGCCTCCAGCCCGGCCCCTGGTCCTGA
- a CDS encoding undecaprenyl-diphosphate phosphatase, with protein MADWLTAILLGLVEGLTEFIPVSSTGHLLLLGHFLGFESTGKTFEIVIQLGALLAIISVYFKRLWTLATRWPFDPEARRFLIGLLVAFLPAAVIGFFAYGFIKTVLFETPLVICVALILGGLVLLWLDRVDKFPVYLDADRYPMRVYFLIGLFQCLAMIPGVSRSGATIAGGLLLKTDKRSAAEFSFFLALPTMGAAVAYDLFKNRAVLDFSDIGLIAVGFVAAFITALVVVRFLLDFVSRRGFGPFAWWRIAVGVAGIVGLAVTGAL; from the coding sequence ATGGCGGACTGGCTGACGGCGATCCTTCTGGGTCTGGTCGAGGGATTGACCGAGTTCATTCCGGTGTCGTCCACCGGCCACCTGCTGCTGCTGGGGCATTTTCTCGGCTTCGAAAGCACCGGCAAGACGTTCGAGATCGTCATCCAGCTGGGCGCCCTGCTGGCCATCATCAGCGTCTATTTCAAGCGCCTGTGGACCCTGGCGACGCGCTGGCCCTTCGATCCCGAGGCGCGGCGGTTTCTGATCGGTTTGCTGGTGGCCTTCCTGCCGGCGGCGGTGATCGGCTTCTTCGCCTACGGCTTCATCAAGACGGTGCTGTTCGAGACGCCGCTGGTCATCTGCGTCGCGCTGATCCTTGGCGGTCTGGTGCTGTTGTGGCTGGATCGGGTGGACAAGTTCCCGGTCTATCTGGACGCCGACCGCTATCCGATGCGGGTCTATTTCCTGATCGGCCTGTTCCAGTGTTTGGCCATGATTCCCGGCGTGTCGCGCTCGGGCGCCACCATCGCCGGCGGTCTGCTGCTGAAGACCGACAAGCGTTCGGCGGCCGAGTTCAGCTTCTTCCTGGCCCTGCCGACCATGGGGGCGGCGGTGGCCTATGATCTGTTCAAGAACCGTGCGGTGCTGGACTTCAGCGACATCGGCCTGATCGCGGTGGGGTTTGTCGCCGCCTTCATCACGGCCCTGGTGGTGGTGCGCTTCCTGCTCGACTTCGTGTCCCGGCGCGGCTTCGGTCCCTTCGCCTGGTGGCGGATCGCGGTCGGCGTGGCGGGGATCGTGGGCCTGGCCGTGACGGGCGCGCTCTAA
- a CDS encoding complex I NDUFA9 subunit family protein — protein MADFAPGLVTVFGGSGFVGTQVVRALAKRGWRVRVAVRKPALAYELRMAGDVGQIQTVRCDITDKAAVAEAIKGADAVINLVGILFETGGRKFEALHVEGAVNVAEAARAAGVKRLTHMSAIGADVNAKAAYARTKGAAEAAVRAAFPGAVVIRPSIIFGSDDAFLNKFAAMATVSPALPLIGGGVTKFQPVYVGDVAEAIARATVSPEAEGKTFELGGPSVWTFEDILKFILRETKRNRFLIPVPFFAARILGSMAQIPAAIGLKPALTKDQVLLLESDNVVAPGAEGLAALGVEPTGLEAIAPSYLFRYRVGGQYAESPAAA, from the coding sequence ATGGCTGATTTCGCCCCCGGACTGGTCACCGTTTTCGGCGGCTCGGGCTTTGTCGGAACCCAGGTGGTGCGAGCCCTGGCCAAGCGCGGCTGGCGCGTGCGCGTCGCCGTGCGCAAGCCGGCCCTGGCCTATGAGCTGCGCATGGCCGGCGACGTCGGCCAGATCCAGACCGTCCGCTGCGACATCACCGACAAGGCCGCCGTGGCCGAGGCGATCAAGGGCGCCGACGCCGTGATCAACCTGGTCGGCATCCTGTTCGAGACCGGCGGCCGCAAGTTCGAGGCCCTGCATGTCGAGGGCGCCGTCAACGTGGCCGAGGCCGCCCGCGCCGCGGGCGTCAAGCGCCTGACCCACATGTCGGCCATCGGCGCCGACGTGAACGCCAAGGCCGCCTACGCCCGCACCAAGGGCGCCGCCGAGGCCGCCGTGCGCGCCGCCTTCCCCGGCGCCGTGGTCATCCGCCCGTCGATTATCTTCGGCTCGGACGACGCCTTCCTGAACAAGTTCGCCGCCATGGCGACCGTCTCGCCCGCCCTGCCCCTGATCGGCGGCGGCGTGACCAAGTTCCAGCCCGTCTATGTCGGCGACGTGGCCGAGGCCATCGCCCGCGCCACCGTCTCCCCGGAAGCCGAGGGCAAGACCTTCGAACTGGGCGGACCGTCGGTCTGGACCTTCGAGGACATCCTGAAATTCATCCTGCGCGAGACCAAGCGCAACCGCTTCCTGATCCCGGTCCCCTTCTTCGCCGCCCGCATCCTGGGGTCGATGGCGCAGATCCCGGCGGCCATCGGCCTGAAGCCCGCCCTGACCAAGGACCAGGTCCTGCTGCTGGAGAGCGACAACGTCGTCGCGCCGGGCGCCGAGGGTCTGGCGGCCCTGGGCGTCGAACCGACCGGCCTGGAGGCCATCGCGCCGAGCTATCTGTTCCGCTACCGCGTCGGCGGCCAGTACGCCGAAAGCCCGGCCGCCGCCTGA
- a CDS encoding amidohydrolase has translation MIRFAPNAGPQSAALAAVLMLAAAPSAQAQNLLIRGGAIHTGNEAQPTADVVAVRDGRIAYVGAAAGAPSAEGLEVVDLKGATLFPGFTDGHAHLDGIGWREMTLNLEGSASVVEAMARLTDWAKRHPEGVIVGRGWIETHWPEKRFLTAADLDAAAPGRVVLLSRADGHAVAASSLALTAAGIEAATPAPSGGEILKAADGRPTGLLVDAAMALVDPLMPQADATATRAAYRAGFGVYARYGWTGVHFMSAPWKDVPLLEQMARDGEAPLRVYNSVTPDGARALYASGPRQAVDGRIVTRAVKFYADGALGSRGAALFAPYADQPHTTGLMQTTGAEMVPLYEEALRSGIQLATHAIGDRGNHEVAAWYEQAMREVPRAEWKLADPRWRIEHAQIIRPADYHYFDDLPIIASMQPSHAIGDLHFAAARLGDARLDGAYAWHTLVNRGVIVVGGSDAPVERGDPLIEFYAAVARRDLDGFQGPDWRPDEAVDRATALKMFTLWPAYASFREGELGTIEVGKRADLTAFDIDLMTVPAADIPRGHAVLTVVDGQVVYRAD, from the coding sequence ATGATCCGTTTCGCCCCAAACGCCGGGCCCCAGAGCGCGGCCCTGGCCGCCGTTCTGATGCTGGCGGCCGCGCCCTCGGCCCAGGCCCAGAACCTGCTGATCCGGGGCGGCGCCATCCATACCGGGAATGAGGCCCAACCGACCGCCGATGTGGTGGCCGTTCGCGACGGGCGCATCGCCTATGTCGGCGCCGCCGCTGGCGCGCCTTCGGCCGAGGGGCTGGAGGTGGTGGACCTGAAGGGGGCGACGCTGTTTCCGGGCTTCACCGACGGCCATGCCCACCTGGACGGCATCGGCTGGCGCGAGATGACGCTGAACCTGGAAGGCTCGGCTTCAGTCGTCGAGGCCATGGCCCGGTTGACCGACTGGGCCAAGAGACACCCCGAGGGCGTCATCGTCGGGCGCGGCTGGATCGAGACCCATTGGCCCGAGAAGCGCTTCCTGACCGCCGCCGATCTGGACGCCGCCGCGCCGGGCCGGGTGGTGCTGCTGAGCCGGGCCGACGGCCATGCGGTCGCCGCCTCCAGCCTCGCCCTGACCGCCGCCGGGATCGAGGCCGCCACCCCCGCCCCCTCCGGCGGCGAGATCCTGAAGGCCGCCGACGGCCGCCCCACCGGCCTGCTGGTCGACGCCGCCATGGCCCTGGTCGATCCCCTGATGCCGCAAGCCGACGCGACGGCCACCCGCGCCGCCTATCGCGCCGGGTTCGGGGTCTATGCCCGCTACGGCTGGACCGGCGTCCACTTCATGAGCGCCCCGTGGAAGGACGTGCCCCTGCTGGAGCAGATGGCGCGCGACGGCGAGGCGCCTCTGCGGGTCTATAACAGCGTCACCCCCGACGGCGCCCGCGCCCTCTACGCCTCAGGCCCGCGCCAGGCCGTCGACGGTCGGATCGTCACGCGGGCGGTCAAGTTCTACGCCGACGGCGCCCTGGGCTCGCGCGGCGCGGCCCTGTTCGCGCCCTATGCCGATCAGCCGCACACGACCGGCCTGATGCAGACCACCGGGGCCGAGATGGTCCCGCTGTATGAAGAGGCCCTGCGCTCCGGCATCCAGCTGGCCACCCACGCCATCGGCGACCGGGGCAACCACGAGGTCGCCGCCTGGTATGAACAGGCCATGCGCGAGGTCCCGCGCGCCGAGTGGAAGCTGGCCGATCCGCGCTGGCGCATCGAGCACGCCCAGATCATCCGGCCCGCCGACTATCACTACTTTGACGACCTGCCGATCATCGCCTCCATGCAGCCCAGCCACGCCATTGGCGACCTGCATTTCGCCGCCGCCCGCCTGGGCGACGCCCGGCTGGACGGGGCCTACGCCTGGCACACCCTGGTGAACCGGGGCGTGATCGTGGTCGGCGGCTCCGACGCCCCCGTCGAGCGCGGCGACCCGCTGATCGAGTTCTACGCCGCCGTGGCGCGCCGCGATCTCGATGGCTTCCAGGGCCCGGACTGGCGCCCCGATGAGGCCGTGGACCGGGCGACGGCGCTGAAGATGTTCACCCTCTGGCCCGCCTACGCCAGCTTCCGCGAGGGCGAGCTGGGCACCATCGAGGTCGGCAAGCGCGCCGACCTGACCGCCTTCGACATCGACCTGATGACCGTGCCCGCCGCCGACATCCCCCGGGGCCATGCCGTCCTGACCGTGGTCGATGGGCAGGTGGTCTATCGGGCCGACTAA